Proteins from one Staphylococcus saprophyticus subsp. saprophyticus ATCC 15305 = NCTC 7292 genomic window:
- a CDS encoding methionine ABC transporter permease has translation MGNSLSDILREMFTMPNVSWEEVWVATYETIYMTVIATIFAFVLGIILGVLLFLSAKSKSPVARVFYSIVSFIVNLFRAIPFIILILLLIPFTSLVLGTISGPTGALPALIISAAPFYARLVEIAFKEIDKGVIESAWSMGASTWTVVRKVLLPEAMPALVSGITVTAIALVGSTAVAGVIGAGGLGNLAYLTGFTRNQNDVIFVSTILILIIVFIIQFIGDWATNKIDKR, from the coding sequence ATGGGTAATTCATTAAGCGATATCCTCCGAGAAATGTTTACAATGCCAAACGTAAGCTGGGAAGAAGTTTGGGTTGCAACATATGAAACCATCTATATGACGGTAATAGCAACAATATTTGCATTTGTTTTAGGAATTATTTTAGGTGTCTTGCTCTTTTTATCAGCTAAAAGTAAGTCACCAGTCGCTAGAGTATTTTATAGCATTGTTTCATTCATTGTGAATTTATTCAGAGCGATTCCGTTTATCATTTTAATCTTATTGTTAATTCCATTTACAAGTTTAGTATTAGGCACAATCAGTGGTCCTACAGGTGCATTGCCAGCATTAATCATCAGTGCAGCACCATTCTATGCAAGATTAGTGGAAATCGCATTTAAAGAAATTGATAAAGGTGTAATCGAATCGGCTTGGTCAATGGGAGCGAGTACTTGGACTGTAGTGAGAAAAGTACTTTTACCAGAAGCAATGCCAGCATTAGTATCTGGCATCACAGTGACAGCCATCGCATTAGTTGGTTCTACAGCAGTTGCAGGTGTCATCGGTGCAGGTGGTTTAGGTAACTTAGCTTATTTAACAGGATTCACACGTAATCAAAATGATGTCATATTTGTTTCAACTATTTTAATACTTATTATTGTGTTCATTATTCAATTTATTGGTGATTGGGCAACAAATAAAATTGATAAAAGATAA
- a CDS encoding methionine ABC transporter ATP-binding protein, producing the protein MIELNQIVKRYKTKKQDVLAVDHVDLSIQSGSIFGVVGFSGAGKSTLIRLLNHLEQPTSGDVIIDGDTIGKLSKSDLRKKRQKVSMIFQHFNLLWSRTVLNNITFPLEIAGISRQEAKQRALELVELVGLKGREDAYPSELSGGQKQRVGIARALANEPSVLLCDEATSALDPQTTDEILELLLKIKEERNLTIVIITHEMHVIRRICDEVAVMENGKVIEQGKVSSVFENPQHDVTKRFVKDDLNDDFDESISELVSLNENDYVVRLNFTGNNATEPLVSYITKTHNLDVNILEANIKHTKDGSIGFLIIQFAVANSEKFEKFKNDLEAQHVSVEVVKHG; encoded by the coding sequence ATGATTGAGTTAAATCAAATAGTCAAAAGGTACAAAACGAAAAAACAGGACGTACTTGCTGTAGATCATGTTGATTTAAGTATTCAATCAGGCTCAATTTTTGGTGTTGTTGGTTTTTCAGGTGCGGGGAAAAGTACATTAATAAGACTTTTAAATCATCTTGAGCAACCAACATCAGGAGACGTTATTATAGATGGTGACACTATAGGTAAGCTATCAAAATCGGACTTAAGAAAAAAACGTCAAAAAGTGAGTATGATTTTTCAACATTTCAATTTATTATGGTCACGTACTGTATTAAACAATATTACATTCCCATTAGAAATCGCAGGGATTTCACGACAAGAAGCCAAGCAACGTGCGCTTGAGTTAGTGGAATTGGTCGGATTGAAAGGGAGAGAAGATGCTTATCCTTCAGAATTATCAGGTGGGCAAAAACAACGTGTGGGTATTGCGAGAGCATTAGCTAACGAACCATCTGTATTATTATGTGATGAAGCGACAAGTGCATTAGATCCACAGACAACAGATGAAATCTTAGAACTATTATTGAAAATAAAAGAAGAAAGAAACTTAACCATCGTTATTATTACACATGAAATGCATGTCATTAGACGTATTTGCGATGAAGTTGCAGTAATGGAAAATGGTAAAGTGATAGAACAAGGCAAAGTTTCAAGTGTATTCGAAAATCCACAACACGATGTGACAAAACGCTTTGTGAAGGATGACTTAAATGATGACTTCGACGAATCAATTAGTGAACTCGTGTCACTTAATGAAAATGATTACGTTGTGCGTTTGAATTTTACTGGGAACAACGCAACGGAACCATTAGTGTCATACATAACGAAGACACACAATTTAGATGTCAATATTTTGGAAGCTAATATTAAACATACAAAAGACGGTTCTATCGGATTTTTAATCATACAATTTGCCGTTGCAAATTCAGAAAAATTTGAAAAATTCAAAAATGATTTAGAGGCACAACATGTATCTGTGGAGGTGGTTAAACATGGGTAA
- a CDS encoding thioredoxin family protein: MKVTNQQRVNIDEHINQEKYLIFGYTPTCGTCKVSERMLDIANEILKLPITKIDLNFHPDFSQEHEIQSVPVLMLMSKGEEQKRIYAFQSVPNLLENLK; encoded by the coding sequence ATGAAGGTAACAAATCAACAACGCGTCAATATAGATGAACATATAAATCAGGAAAAATATCTTATATTTGGATACACACCGACATGTGGTACCTGTAAAGTTTCTGAAAGAATGTTAGACATTGCTAATGAAATATTAAAATTACCAATTACTAAAATCGATTTGAATTTTCATCCAGATTTTAGTCAGGAACATGAAATACAATCTGTACCTGTGTTGATGTTGATGTCAAAAGGTGAAGAGCAAAAAAGAATTTACGCATTTCAATCCGTCCCTAATTTGTTAGAAAATTTAAAATAA
- a CDS encoding toprim domain-containing protein, whose protein sequence is MAILNQVIIVEGKSDKKRVKQVIDQPIDIICTNGTMGVDKIDEMIDTLYDKQVYILVDADDEGEKIRKWFKRYLSESRHIRIDKQYCEVARCPKRYLSRVLEKHGFTVKDEEKVAKAKLDYIAERVSLLT, encoded by the coding sequence ATGGCGATACTAAACCAAGTAATTATTGTAGAAGGAAAGTCAGACAAAAAGCGGGTAAAACAAGTAATCGATCAACCAATCGATATTATTTGTACTAATGGTACGATGGGTGTCGATAAAATTGATGAAATGATTGATACATTATACGATAAACAAGTGTATATACTTGTCGATGCCGATGATGAAGGTGAAAAAATTCGAAAATGGTTTAAACGATATTTAAGTGAAAGTAGACATATAAGAATAGATAAACAATATTGTGAGGTTGCACGTTGTCCTAAACGATATTTATCCAGAGTGCTTGAAAAGCATGGGTTTACGGTAAAGGATGAAGAAAAAGTAGCTAAAGCGAAATTGGATTATATAGCTGAAAGGGTAAGTTTATTAACATGA
- the gcvH gene encoding glycine cleavage system protein GcvH, which yields MAVPSELKYSKEHEWVKVEGNTVTIGITEYAQGELGDIVFVELPEVDDEINEGDTFGSVESVKTVSELYAPVSGKVLESNEELEDSPEFVNESPYEKAWMVKVELSDESQLEELMSAEQYSEMIGE from the coding sequence GTGGCAGTACCGAGTGAATTAAAATATTCTAAAGAACATGAGTGGGTAAAAGTTGAAGGTAATACAGTAACAATTGGTATCACTGAATATGCACAAGGTGAACTTGGCGATATCGTATTCGTTGAATTACCAGAAGTTGATGATGAAATTAATGAAGGCGACACGTTTGGTAGTGTTGAGTCCGTAAAAACAGTTTCAGAACTTTATGCGCCAGTATCAGGTAAAGTTTTAGAATCTAATGAAGAACTAGAAGACAGTCCAGAATTCGTAAATGAATCACCTTACGAAAAAGCTTGGATGGTAAAAGTTGAATTAAGTGACGAAAGTCAATTAGAGGAATTAATGTCAGCAGAACAATATTCTGAAATGATTGGTGAATAA
- a CDS encoding arsenate reductase family protein produces MIKFYQYPNCTTCKKAAKFLQDYGVSFEPIDIVQHTPTKNEFKEILEVTDIDINKLFNTHGAKYRELGLKDKLKDLTDDEKLDLLSANGMLVKRPLAISGDKVTVGFKEDEYKATWLS; encoded by the coding sequence ATGATAAAATTTTACCAATATCCTAATTGTACAACTTGTAAAAAAGCAGCTAAATTTTTACAAGATTACGGTGTGAGTTTTGAACCCATAGATATCGTACAGCATACACCAACTAAAAATGAGTTTAAAGAAATACTAGAAGTAACTGATATCGATATTAATAAATTGTTCAATACGCATGGCGCTAAATATCGTGAATTAGGTTTAAAAGATAAACTTAAAGATTTAACAGATGATGAAAAGTTAGATTTATTATCTGCCAATGGCATGTTGGTTAAAAGACCGCTAGCGATTTCAGGTGACAAAGTAACTGTTGGATTTAAAGAAGACGAATATAAAGCAACTTGGTTGTCATAA
- a CDS encoding thioredoxin family protein — MKPINTNDAFKETIQSDNPVIVKFEAGWCPDCKAMDMWIDPIQEKYNDYGWFTVNRDELEDVAAENDVMGIPSLLVFKNGEKLAHLHSANAKSPDQVESFLEETFK, encoded by the coding sequence ATGAAACCTATTAACACAAATGATGCATTTAAAGAAACAATTCAAAGCGATAATCCAGTGATTGTAAAATTCGAAGCTGGTTGGTGCCCTGATTGTAAAGCAATGGATATGTGGATTGATCCAATTCAAGAAAAATACAATGATTATGGTTGGTTCACTGTTAACCGTGATGAATTAGAAGATGTTGCAGCAGAAAATGACGTTATGGGCATCCCTAGTTTACTCGTATTCAAAAATGGTGAAAAATTAGCACACCTACATTCTGCTAATGCGAAATCACCAGATCAAGTTGAATCATTTTTAGAAGAAACGTTTAAATAA
- a CDS encoding nitroreductase family protein, which produces MELQEAIANRRSVKIFKRDMTIDDDALYKAIKQATDAPNHGLREPWRVVHIAKDRLGDMSKQLSEIAFPNLQKKQQNHYEVATHLGGMLALIVKEDPRQKENLENHMAFGAFAQNLMLLLHEAGIGTCWKSPAYIFTPEIRELFGVKDDEKLVGLLYLTDLEDELPHRERHFNEIIEKF; this is translated from the coding sequence ATGGAACTACAAGAAGCAATTGCGAATCGTAGAAGTGTTAAAATTTTTAAAAGAGATATGACTATAGATGACGACGCTTTATACAAAGCAATCAAACAGGCTACAGATGCGCCTAACCATGGTCTAAGAGAACCTTGGAGAGTAGTTCATATTGCAAAAGATAGATTAGGAGATATGAGTAAACAATTATCAGAAATAGCATTTCCTAATTTACAGAAAAAACAGCAAAACCATTATGAAGTAGCCACACATTTAGGTGGTATGCTTGCTTTAATTGTCAAAGAAGATCCTAGACAAAAAGAAAACTTGGAAAATCATATGGCTTTTGGTGCATTTGCTCAAAATTTAATGCTGTTATTACACGAAGCAGGTATAGGTACATGTTGGAAATCACCTGCATATATTTTCACACCAGAAATTAGAGAACTCTTTGGGGTTAAAGATGATGAAAAATTAGTGGGCTTGTTATATTTAACAGATTTAGAAGACGAGTTACCTCATAGAGAGCGTCACTTTAATGAAATTATAGAAAAATTTTAA
- the aroD gene encoding type I 3-dehydroquinate dehydratase has product MTEVKVAVTIAPEQELSQSTIDDLIQFQDSIDIIELRIDQWTNLNEIAIEKVVEDLQSLKLNKKLLVTYRTSNQGGLGDFGEDDYIQILRKIANCQNIDMLDIEFDQTRSLNILQELIELAHKNQVQVVLSHHNFKETPKLEALKHLFYKMQQLESDYIKVAVMPHGKQDVLNLLNAMSDTADVVSQHVVGIAMSKIGLISRTAQGVFGGSISYGCLDTPKAPGQIHVSTLKKQLSMYE; this is encoded by the coding sequence ATGACTGAAGTAAAAGTTGCTGTAACCATTGCACCAGAACAAGAACTCTCACAATCAACGATAGATGATTTAATACAGTTTCAAGATTCAATTGATATTATTGAATTACGAATCGATCAATGGACAAATTTAAACGAAATTGCTATCGAAAAAGTTGTTGAAGATCTTCAAAGTTTAAAACTAAATAAAAAGCTATTAGTGACGTATCGAACTTCAAATCAAGGTGGTTTAGGTGATTTTGGGGAGGATGACTATATACAAATTCTAAGGAAAATTGCTAATTGCCAAAATATAGATATGTTAGATATAGAATTTGATCAAACCAGATCACTCAATATTTTACAAGAACTGATTGAACTAGCTCATAAAAATCAAGTTCAAGTCGTACTATCTCACCATAATTTTAAGGAAACACCAAAGCTTGAAGCGTTAAAGCATTTATTTTATAAAATGCAGCAGCTAGAGTCGGATTATATAAAAGTTGCTGTGATGCCTCATGGTAAACAGGATGTACTAAACCTATTGAATGCAATGTCTGATACTGCAGATGTTGTTTCGCAACATGTAGTGGGCATTGCCATGTCTAAGATTGGTTTAATATCAAGAACAGCACAGGGTGTATTTGGAGGGTCGATTTCATATGGCTGTTTAGACACACCCAAAGCACCGGGACAAATACATGTTTCCACGTTGAAAAAGCAACTTAGTATGTACGAGTAA
- a CDS encoding organic hydroperoxide resistance protein, translating to MAVNYETKATNTGGRNGHVQTDDKAIDVAIVPPAQADAEKGTNPEQLFAAGYASCFNGAFDLILKQNKVRGAEPEVTLTVRLEDDPEAESPKLSVSIDAKVKNVLSQEEAEKYLQDAHEFCPYSKATRGNIEVDLNVAVVD from the coding sequence ATGGCAGTAAATTATGAAACAAAAGCAACAAATACAGGTGGACGTAATGGTCACGTTCAAACTGATGATAAAGCAATTGATGTAGCGATTGTACCACCAGCTCAAGCCGATGCTGAAAAAGGTACGAACCCAGAGCAATTGTTCGCAGCAGGTTACGCTTCATGCTTTAATGGTGCTTTCGATTTAATCTTAAAACAAAATAAAGTAAGAGGCGCTGAGCCAGAAGTTACTTTGACTGTTCGTTTAGAAGATGATCCAGAAGCAGAGAGCCCTAAATTAAGTGTTTCTATTGATGCAAAAGTTAAAAACGTATTATCTCAAGAAGAAGCAGAGAAATATTTACAAGATGCGCATGAGTTTTGTCCTTATTCAAAAGCGACACGTGGTAATATAGAAGTTGACTTAAATGTAGCAGTTGTAGATTAA
- a CDS encoding GNAT family N-acetyltransferase encodes MTHIRYLTIEDLPIYHALLLQGIDKKLEVMAWKLQNKKCLEEANISRILSPETTDYNIIGAFDGEELIGAVTLIHTNRYSIAHKATLENMCVKGENHNARASISNLLMRKVFEICDEKQIEILMTSLVSNNISGKVFFSNLNFETLVLEQHARKYEDYYVDEHWLIYYFNKQDIELFE; translated from the coding sequence ATGACTCATATTCGTTATTTAACAATTGAAGATCTTCCTATATATCACGCGCTTTTACTACAAGGTATTGATAAGAAACTTGAGGTTATGGCATGGAAACTGCAAAATAAAAAATGTCTTGAAGAGGCAAATATTTCTAGAATCCTATCACCGGAGACTACGGACTACAATATTATCGGTGCATTTGATGGTGAGGAATTAATTGGTGCTGTCACATTAATTCATACAAATCGATATAGTATAGCGCATAAAGCTACATTGGAAAACATGTGTGTAAAAGGTGAAAATCACAACGCACGAGCATCTATATCAAACTTGTTAATGCGTAAAGTCTTCGAAATATGTGATGAAAAACAAATTGAGATTTTAATGACTTCCCTTGTTTCAAATAATATTAGTGGCAAAGTATTTTTCAGCAATCTCAATTTTGAGACACTGGTTTTGGAACAACACGCTAGAAAATATGAAGACTATTACGTAGATGAACATTGGCTCATTTACTACTTTAACAAGCAAGATATCGAGTTATTCGAATAA
- a CDS encoding CitMHS family transporter produces the protein MNLAILGFIMIIIFMVLIMTRKMSALTALIVIPTIFALIGGFYAGLGKFMLDGIETVAPTGIMLTFAILYFGVMIDAGLFEPVINQIIKVVKGDPVKITFGTVILASMVALDGDGTTTFIITVTAMMPLYKKIGMSLYTLSTLALLSIGVMNMLPWGGPAARAISSLQVTTEEVFVPIIPAMIAGIVFAFGVAYILGKRAKKHITSYTDIDLDDIKPTDTKEESLLKRPKMLIPNALLTISLIVCLVIGIMPIPVMFMLWFGVAILLNYPNLSIQNSVVKKHAGDVLSVISLVFASGIFTGVMNGTKMVNEMANALVHIIPDAMGNHFALITAILSGPFTYFMANDPFYYGVLPILAESAQQFGISKVDMARASVLGQPLHVLSPLYAAGYLLVGMLDIEYGQNQRIVIKWAIGSSLFMIIVACILGIIPW, from the coding sequence ATGAATTTAGCTATATTAGGTTTTATCATGATTATTATATTCATGGTATTAATTATGACACGTAAAATGTCAGCCTTAACTGCGTTAATTGTTATACCAACAATTTTTGCATTAATTGGTGGTTTTTACGCAGGTCTCGGTAAATTTATGCTAGATGGTATTGAAACCGTTGCACCAACAGGGATTATGCTTACTTTCGCAATACTCTATTTTGGTGTGATGATCGACGCGGGATTATTCGAACCTGTCATTAATCAAATTATAAAAGTCGTTAAAGGGGACCCAGTTAAAATCACTTTTGGTACTGTTATTTTAGCATCAATGGTAGCATTAGATGGCGATGGGACAACGACTTTCATTATCACTGTTACTGCAATGATGCCACTTTATAAAAAAATCGGCATGAGTTTATATACATTATCGACGCTGGCACTACTATCCATAGGTGTTATGAATATGTTACCTTGGGGTGGCCCGGCGGCACGAGCAATTTCTTCACTGCAAGTCACTACTGAAGAAGTATTTGTACCAATTATTCCTGCTATGATTGCCGGAATTGTTTTCGCTTTTGGCGTTGCATACATATTAGGTAAACGTGCCAAAAAACATATCACATCTTATACAGATATTGACTTAGATGATATTAAACCTACAGATACAAAAGAAGAATCATTACTTAAAAGACCTAAAATGCTTATACCAAATGCCTTGCTTACCATTTCATTGATCGTATGTTTGGTCATTGGTATCATGCCTATCCCAGTTATGTTTATGCTTTGGTTTGGCGTTGCAATTTTACTCAATTATCCAAATCTCAGTATTCAAAATTCAGTTGTAAAAAAACACGCTGGCGATGTACTATCCGTTATTAGTTTAGTATTTGCCTCTGGTATCTTTACTGGTGTAATGAATGGTACTAAGATGGTCAATGAAATGGCTAACGCCTTGGTACACATTATTCCTGATGCAATGGGCAACCATTTTGCTTTAATCACTGCGATACTTAGTGGCCCATTCACCTACTTTATGGCAAATGATCCATTTTATTATGGTGTATTACCAATACTTGCTGAATCAGCGCAACAATTTGGTATCTCTAAAGTTGACATGGCAAGAGCTTCGGTATTAGGACAACCGCTTCATGTATTAAGTCCACTATATGCTGCAGGTTACTTACTTGTCGGTATGTTAGATATTGAATACGGACAAAACCAAAGAATCGTCATAAAATGGGCTATTGGTTCCAGTTTATTTATGATTATTGTAGCCTGTATCCTCGGTATTATACCTTGGTAA
- a CDS encoding YozE family protein, which produces MTFYDFVIGFIEDDTPLGQLAHNIMGDKNFPRNETSSIKLNSYFYSHYFDHEVLASAKRALSLYLNNIELR; this is translated from the coding sequence ATGACATTTTATGATTTTGTAATTGGTTTTATTGAAGACGATACACCTTTAGGGCAACTTGCACATAATATCATGGGAGATAAAAATTTCCCTAGAAATGAAACAAGTTCTATTAAGTTAAACTCGTATTTTTATAGTCATTATTTTGATCACGAAGTATTAGCATCCGCAAAAAGAGCATTGAGTTTATACCTTAATAATATTGAACTTAGATAA
- a CDS encoding TM2 domain-containing protein: protein MNEVNKVIYIVLAVFLGSFGIHKFYARKTGMGILFLVFCWTGIPQILAIIGAILTLFKPADQNGNVLV from the coding sequence ATGAATGAAGTAAATAAAGTAATTTACATTGTTTTAGCCGTTTTCTTGGGTAGTTTTGGCATTCACAAGTTTTACGCAAGAAAAACAGGTATGGGTATTCTTTTCCTAGTATTTTGTTGGACAGGGATTCCACAAATTTTAGCGATTATTGGCGCAATTTTAACATTATTCAAACCAGCAGATCAAAACGGTAATGTCTTAGTCTAA
- the tsaT gene encoding type II toxin-antitoxin system toxin TsaT, with amino-acid sequence MNLHFMIVFWLSLVFLICGIVSLITYKLRGSEQAKESLLGVTVMLLIFGVVGILFALIFS; translated from the coding sequence TTGAATCTACATTTCATGATTGTTTTTTGGCTATCTCTTGTCTTTTTAATTTGTGGTATCGTTTCACTTATCACATACAAATTAAGAGGTTCTGAACAAGCAAAAGAATCATTACTAGGCGTTACAGTAATGTTGCTTATTTTTGGTGTTGTAGGTATCCTATTTGCACTCATATTTAGTTAA
- a CDS encoding arsenic resistance protein, with protein sequence MQHFKTKIEHFQIYIYFSAIILGILIGTNFPGISSILETLVAICIAILMFSMFSQIPFFELQKRVLNLKFVTALIIANFVILPILVYFLISIFNISSSAILIGLFLVLLTPCIDYVIVFTALGKGNAQYMLISTPILFVLQILLLPLYLTMFLDKSILTIIDIEPFIHSFFTFIIIPLLLALTLQLLSKKYYVMSQTLKATSWLPELFMSLVLFTVVGSQINKIANDLSVVVKVAPIYIIFMLIAPFIGYFTGKLFHLKPSILRTLAFSTSTRNALVVLPLALSLPDQWVTITTTVIITQTLIELIGELFYIKMIPSLIKS encoded by the coding sequence ATGCAACATTTCAAAACAAAAATTGAACACTTTCAAATCTATATTTATTTTTCTGCAATAATACTTGGCATACTGATAGGGACCAATTTCCCAGGTATATCTAGCATTTTAGAAACTTTAGTAGCTATATGTATCGCAATACTTATGTTTAGTATGTTTTCACAGATTCCCTTTTTCGAATTACAAAAGCGTGTCCTAAACTTAAAATTTGTGACAGCACTTATCATTGCTAATTTTGTCATTCTACCTATTCTCGTTTACTTTTTAATTTCTATTTTCAATATAAGCTCATCTGCAATATTAATTGGGCTATTTCTAGTACTATTAACACCATGTATTGATTACGTCATTGTTTTCACTGCTTTAGGTAAAGGCAACGCTCAATATATGCTTATCTCAACACCCATTTTATTTGTTTTACAAATTTTATTATTACCACTGTATTTAACAATGTTTTTAGATAAATCCATACTTACAATAATTGATATAGAGCCGTTTATACATTCTTTTTTCACATTTATAATTATTCCATTACTACTCGCATTGACTTTACAATTATTGAGTAAAAAATATTATGTGATGTCACAGACTTTAAAGGCCACGTCTTGGCTACCTGAACTCTTTATGTCACTGGTATTATTTACCGTGGTAGGTTCACAAATTAATAAAATCGCTAATGACTTATCGGTTGTTGTCAAAGTAGCGCCTATATATATTATCTTTATGCTAATCGCTCCTTTTATCGGATATTTCACGGGTAAACTTTTCCATTTAAAACCATCCATTTTACGGACATTAGCCTTTAGTACAAGCACTAGAAATGCCTTAGTCGTACTTCCCCTAGCATTATCATTACCAGATCAGTGGGTTACAATAACCACAACAGTGATCATCACACAGACTTTAATTGAATTGATAGGTGAACTTTTTTATATAAAAATGATACCTTCGCTGATTAAATCGTAA
- the vraX gene encoding C1q-binding complement inhibitor VraX, translating to MEVLRKVYKDGEPVYHVKTDKGLVIRIKGSDDLTDSETEELLLLVSQDVDKMKK from the coding sequence ATGGAAGTATTACGTAAAGTTTATAAGGATGGCGAACCTGTTTATCATGTCAAAACAGATAAAGGCTTAGTTATTAGAATCAAAGGATCTGATGATTTAACAGATTCAGAAACCGAGGAACTACTATTACTCGTTTCGCAAGATGTTGACAAAATGAAAAAATAA
- a CDS encoding GNAT family N-acetyltransferase produces the protein MELNIKHMRDVTSQELIQIYQARIRVFVVEQKCIYQEVDDYDLDAIHVILSNGNDIVAYTRIITFEQYVSFGRVLVSENYRNQGYGRKIINETINKINEMYQNTTIKISGQAHLKPFYESFGFHSVSDTYMEDGIPHIAFEMRTQI, from the coding sequence ATGGAATTAAATATAAAACATATGAGAGATGTAACTAGTCAAGAACTTATACAAATTTATCAAGCTCGAATTCGCGTGTTTGTCGTAGAACAAAAATGTATATATCAAGAGGTTGATGATTATGATCTAGATGCAATTCATGTCATATTGAGCAATGGGAATGACATTGTGGCTTATACAAGAATTATAACGTTTGAACAGTATGTAAGTTTTGGAAGAGTTTTGGTTTCCGAAAATTATAGAAATCAAGGCTATGGACGCAAAATAATCAATGAGACAATCAATAAAATAAATGAAATGTATCAAAACACGACAATAAAAATTTCAGGGCAAGCACATTTAAAGCCATTTTATGAATCATTTGGTTTTCACAGTGTTTCGGATACATATATGGAAGATGGTATACCACATATTGCGTTTGAAATGCGTACACAAATTTAA
- a CDS encoding VOC family protein — MRIIATSIFVDDQDKAQQFYTEKLGFKTKHNIEIGGGFRWVTVTEKDSTNPVEIVLEPNVSPIAKDYQEGLCAAGIPVTMFGVDNLDGEHQALIDKGITFHTEPKEVEGIRYAIFDDTCGNLIQIVEQ, encoded by the coding sequence ATGAGAATTATAGCGACAAGCATTTTTGTAGATGATCAAGACAAGGCTCAACAATTTTATACTGAAAAACTAGGGTTTAAGACAAAACATAATATTGAAATTGGCGGTGGTTTTAGATGGGTAACGGTTACAGAAAAAGATTCGACTAACCCCGTTGAAATCGTATTAGAGCCTAATGTCAGTCCTATAGCTAAAGACTATCAAGAAGGACTATGTGCGGCAGGGATTCCAGTCACAATGTTCGGCGTGGATAACTTGGATGGTGAACATCAAGCATTGATTGATAAAGGTATTACATTTCACACTGAACCAAAAGAAGTTGAAGGCATAAGGTATGCTATTTTTGATGATACATGTGGTAATTTGATTCAAATCGTTGAGCAATAA
- a CDS encoding helix-turn-helix domain-containing protein: MKNLMELREKSNLSISKLAINLNANYNTDIRICQIWDWENGYRNVSNKNASILADYFNVSEKEFMH; encoded by the coding sequence ATGAAAAATCTTATGGAATTGCGCGAAAAATCTAATTTAAGTATTTCAAAACTAGCAATTAATTTAAACGCGAACTACAATACAGATATTAGAATTTGCCAAATTTGGGACTGGGAAAATGGCTATCGCAATGTTTCAAATAAAAACGCATCAATTTTAGCTGATTACTTTAATGTTTCTGAAAAAGAATTCATGCATTAA